The proteins below come from a single Notamacropus eugenii isolate mMacEug1 chromosome 7, mMacEug1.pri_v2, whole genome shotgun sequence genomic window:
- the LOC140513316 gene encoding olfactory receptor 11G2-like produces MNISNTYNSSSDTDGFILLGFPCSREVQILLFILFFIIYILTLIGNGSIICAVHWDKHLHNPMYILLANFSFLEIWYVTSTVPSMLVNILSKTKMISFSACFLQFYFFFSLGGTECFFLAIMAFDRYLAICQPLHYPTIMTGHLCTCLVVSCWVFGFLWFPVPIILISQLSFCGSRVIDHFLCDPGPLLALTCTRAPLLEFSWTILTSLLLFVPFLYIMGTYALVLRAVLRVPSRAGWHKALSTCGSHLTVVSLFYGSVMVMYVKPTSGHEGGTQKTVTLFYSVVTPFLNPFIYSLRNNEMKASLRKFLGM; encoded by the coding sequence ATGAATATCTCCAACACCTACAACAGCTCCAGTGATACAGATGGTTTCATCCTCCTTGGATTCCCATGTAGCAGAGAAGTTCAGATCCTCCTTTTCATACTGTTCTTCATCATCTATATCCTGACACTTATAGGAAATGGTTCTATCATCTGTGCTGTGCACTGGGACAAACATCTTCATAACCCCATGTACATCCTCTTGGCCAACTTCTCTTTCCTGGAAATCTGGTATGTCACTTCTACTGTCCCCAGTATGTTGGTCAACATTCTCTCTAAGACCAAGATGATTTCCTTCTCTGCATGCTTCCTCCAgttctactttttcttctccttagGTGGTACAGAATGCTTTTTTCTGGCCATTATGGCATTTGATAGGTATCTGGCCATCTGCCAACCTCTGCATTACCCTACCATCATGACAGGACATCTCTGCACCTGTCTGGTGGTCAGTTGCTGGGTGTTTGGCTTCCTCTGGTTCCCAGTTCCCATCATCCTCATTTCCCAATTGTCCTTCTGTGGTTCCAGAGTCATTGACCACTTCTTATGTGACCCAGGCCCACTGCTAGCTCTCACCTGCACCAGGGCCCCTTTGTTAGAGTTCAGCTGGACTATCTTGACTTCGTTGCTCCTGTTTGTACCCTTCCTCTACATCATGGGAACATATGCCCTGGTCCTGAGAGCTGTGTTGAGAGTTCCTTCAAGAGCTGGTTGGCATAAAGCCTTATCCACCTGTGGATCCCATTTGACTGTGGTGTCACTGTTCTATGGCTCTGTGATGGTGATGTACGTGAAGCCAACATCAGGCCatgaaggaggaacacagaaGACTGTAACGCTCTTTTATTCTGTGGTGACCCCCTTCTTAAACCCTTTCATATACAGCCTTAGGAACAATGAGATGAAGGCTTCCCTGAGAAAATTTCTGGGTATGTAA